The genomic segment GATAGGCTTCGACCATTGGGAGGTCATTCACAATCTCTTTGAACAGGGAACATACTACAATCCCGAGTTTCGGTCTGAAAACGGCGTTGAAATCACCAACGGATACGTTGCCGACCTGATCACGGATAAGGCCATAGCCTGGTTGCAATCCGTTTCGACATCACCGGAACCGTTCTTCCTCGTTTATAACCACAAAACGCCACACCGTGATTGGCTTCCGGGCCCCGCCGAGCTCGATCAGTGGATTGAAGACCGTAAAATTGAGGAACCGTCGACGTTAACGCGAGATACCACAGGGCTGAGCAAAGCGCGTCGTGAAGCCCGCATGTCCATTGCAGACTACATGACAGATCGCGATGTAAAGCTGAGCCAGCCAGAAAACCTTACGGACGCGCAGGCCGCCAAATGGCATCAGGCCTTCGATGATGGCAACGAAAAGTTTGAGAAAGGCGAATGGACTCCAGAAGAGCGTCTGCGCTGGAAGTATCAGCGCTACATTAAAACTTACACCGGCTCGATTGAGAGCATGGATCGAGAGATTGGTCGACTGCTTGACTATCTGGAGCGCAGCGGCCTGGAAGATAACACGATAGTGATTTACACCTCCGACCAGGGTTTCTTTCTGGGCGAAAACGGTTGGTTTGATAAGCGCTGGATGGATGAAGCGTCGTCACGTACGCCCCTGCTGATACAGTGGCCTGGGCACATAGAACCCGGTAGCGTATCGACCTCTATGGTTCAGAATATTGATTTTGCACCGACACTGCTGGATGCTGCCGGTATCGTGCCAGAAGAGGCGATGCATGGCGTCAGTTTGTTGCCTGTGTTCAATAAGCCAGAGCATTTTCAGCAGCGAGACCTCTATTATCACTTTTACGAAAACCCCGGTTTTCACGGAGTAGCAAGGCACTATGGGGTGCACACCGGCCGTTACAAGCTGATTCACTACTACCGCAATGATGAATGGGAGCTGTTTGATCTCGAAACGGATCCACAGGAACTCAAAAACCTTTACGGTCAAGCAGGCTATGAAGACGTAACAGGCGATCTAGAAAAGCGGCTCGCGGCGTTGCGTCGTCAGTATCAGGTGCCGGAGCAAGATCCCGAGGCGCCCTGGTATCACGACACACTGATTCGGGCATTTGAACATCTGATGCAGATACTCTGAAATGGTTGTGAGCAGGCCAGTTCTGCAATCGATAGTGCTGCTACTGTTATATTGCGCTTGTTCGCCTGAGAGCGCCGCGCGTCCTCCCAACATTATCCTTATTCTGGCAGATGATATCGGGGCAGAGGCGGTGGGCGCTTACGGCGGAGAAAGCTTCAAGACGCCCCGTCTTGATCAAATGGCATCCGAGGGATTGCGCCTTGAACACGGGCATGCACAACCTTTGTGCACTCCGTCAAGGGTGAAACTGATGACCGGCCAGTTCAATTTCCGAAACTATCAACACTTTGCCTATCTGGATGCCAGTGAGAATACCTTTGCTCATCTCCTCAGTGAGGCGGGATATGTGACAGGCGTTATCGGCAAATGGCAACTGTTTGATAATCGCTTTCAGGATATTGAGGGGGCACTGCCCGCGGATGCGGGGTTTGAGTCCTATGTTCTGTGGCAACTCAAGGCAGAACAGCGAGGTTCGAGGTACTGGTCGCCGCTGATCGATCATAATGGCGATGTCCGACAGTACGGGGACGGTATCTTTGGACCTGACGTGCTGAACACGGCGGCGCGTGATTTTATTCAAGCGAACCGCTCCAAGCCGTTTTTCCTCTATTACCCCATGGTTCTTCCCCACAGTCCCTTTGTCAATACACCGGATATGCGCTCGCTTACCGCAGACGACCAGCAGCTTTTTGCCGCGATGATTGCCTATATGGACAAGCTTGTGGGCAACGTAATCGACACGGTCAAAGCAAGCGGACTGGCGGACAATACGGTAGTCATTTTTCTCGGAGATAACGGTACCGATCAGGACATTGTCAGCCGCTACCGGGGAGCAGAGATTCAGGGTGCGAAAGGAAAGACACTGAATAACGGGACCCGCATACCCTTCCTCTTGTGGGCCCCCGGGCGAATCGCGCCCAGGGTGAGTACCAGTTTGGTCAACCTCGCCGATATACTGCCTACGCTGGCAGACCTCGCAGGCGCGGCTCTACCTGAGTCAACCCCACCGGACGGCATGAGTCTTGTGCCTCTGTTTGAGCGCGATACGGAGCTTAACCGCGAAAACCTCTTTATACACTACGACCCACGCTGGCCAACAGGGCGTCCTGCACGCTACGCCTTCGATCGTCGCTGGAAATATTACGAGGACGGCCGGTTTTACGACATGCAGACGGACCCGCTTGAACAGCAGTCAATTGCGGCGGGCAATCTTGGGCGAGAAGGGCTAACGGCGTATCGAGCTTTACAGTCACGAGTCAGGGCAATGGATGGTAAGTTCGCGAGCGGTGAGCGATGGAGGCCTGCAGTAGCATTTGTTCTGGTGGGCGCTGCATTGTTGATTTCTGTGCTGGTTCTGGTCTGGGCATTCCGTTTGGTAAGGCGCATGCCTGATAGCTAGGATGGTATTGATGAAGAAACTGTTAGTGATAGCGTTGCTTGTCCTGCTTTTCCTTTTTAGCTGGTTGCACGCACTGGGAAGCGGTTGGCTGGGTGGCGAGGCTCAGTCTTTGCGAGCAGTTGCGGAGGGGCCCAGGACGGAAAGCGACAGCACGATAGCGGCGCCCCTCATTTTATTCGGCGATCTCCATACGCATACCAATTTTTCGTTGGACGCCTACCTTTTCAATACAGAGTTGATCAAGGGGGTCGGCAGCGCTACGGTCGAAGACGCATGCGATTTCGCACGCTACTGTAGTGCGTTGGATTTTTGGAGTATTAATGACCATGCGGAAAGCTTGACGCCGCGTGCGTGGAAGCACACGGCGGAGGCCGTTCGTCGATGTAATCAAAGTGCGGGGGATCCGGCGCACCCGGATATGGTGTCGTTCCTCGGCTGGGAATGGTCAAACACTGACCAGAAAAACGCCGTGCAGCACTACGGGCACAAAAACGTAATTCTCAGGTCAGGAGAGGAGGGTGAGATTCCCGTTCGGCCTATCTCGTCAGCTCCGGGAAATCTACTCGCGCGCATTCCTGCTGTTGCAGTGGGCTTGCTGGGCTTGGTGGAAGAGCTCGAGTTTGTCAGTGACATGGGGTGGTATCTGGCAGATTCTTACTCTACACCTGAGTGTCCTGTCGGTACGCCGGTCGACCAGCTACCTGTCACTTGCCGTGAAGTAGCCCGCACCCCTGCAGATCTCTATCGAAAACTGGATCGCGGGGGATTCGATAGCCTCGTTATTCCTCATGGCCTCTCATGGGGAACCACAAATCCGCTGGATGCTGATTTTCGCAATCAGCTGCAAGACTATGAGAATCGTTATGAGAGGTTGCTAGAGTCCTATTCAGGACACGGCAACTCGGAAGTGTTTCGAGATTTTGAGCGTGTTGTTACAGAGGCGGGCGGTGCAGCGAGTTGCCCGCCCAAAACGGCGGGTTTCCTGCCGTGTTGTCGCCAGGCGGCGGAAATTTTCCGTGCCGGCTGCGCTTCACCCGGCTCAGCTGACTGTGAAGCCGGCGCCGTAAACACTATGAATACATTCTCAAGTATCGATATTCAGGCCGGTAGAGACTTATTTCCCGATGCCTCGCTGGACGATTGGGCGGGCTGCGGACAGCTGCAAAACAGTTTTCAACCGGCATCCACTTACGTGCCTCGCCAGTCTGCGCAATACAATCTGGCCCTGGGCTACGACACGAACGGCAAAATGGCGCGTGCGAAATTCGGCTTGATCGGCTCAAGCGACAATCATATGGCCCGGCCAGGAAATAGTTACAAGGAGACAAGCCGATTGATGTACACCGACAGCAAGTCATTTAGCGGACGGCAGTCCTTTTCCTGGAATCCCTACGTGGAGTCGGGCAGCTTTTATTATACGGGCGGCCTAATCGCAGTGCACAGTGATGGTCGTGACCGCGATGCGATCTGGGAGGCCATGAAGGCACGCCGGGTCTATGGAACGTCTGGCGATCGCATCCTTCTCTGGTTTGACCTATTGAATAGTCCCGCCGGTATTGCGCCCATGGGGAGCGACCTCAGTCTTGATGATACGCCACGATTCCGCGTCAAAGCCCTCGGCGCACTGGAGCAGGTGCCGGGTTGCCCTGCAGAGGCGAGTAACGCGCTAGGGCCGTCAGGAATACAAAACCTTTGCGGTGGTGAGTGCTATCGCCCTGGCGATTATCGCAAACGTATTGAGCGAATTGAGATTGTGCGGGTGCGCCCGCAGCAGTCGGCCACCGACGAGGTCGGCTCGCTCATAGAAAATGAGTGGCGCGTATTCAAATGTGCCGATGCGGGGCAGGGCTGCACGGTGGAATTTGAGGATGATCAATACCTGGCTGGTAATCGCCCCAGTCTTTATTACGCTCGTGCGATACAGGAAGCCCAACCTTTGATTGGTGGCGATCCGTTCGGTTGCGTTTACGATGACAAGGGAAACTGCACGCAACGTGATTACTGCATAGGCGAGCGAGCGACACGCCAAGAAAATTGCCTGTCCCTGGCTAATCCACGGGCTTGGAGCTCCCCGATCTTCATCGAGCCATCGCGCAAGGAGGAGGGCGGTTCAATGGTGCAGACTCCCACACCGGAATGACAGGGCATTCGTGCCTGTATCGGCGTGGCGCTTGATTACCGGCTTCTGTTTGATGACACTTGATGTCCTTTTATAGCCACGTTAACAGGAGTGTCTTATGGCCTTGTCAGACGCAGAACAGCGAGTAATAGATGGAACAGCGTGGGACGAATTCTGCGATGCGCTGAAAGATGCTGGAAAAATTATCCGCAGCGAAAAAGCCCCGAAGGATTCATTCAATCAGGCAGAGGGGTATCGCTACCTTGCGCGCCTTTTGCGAGGAGGCCTTGAGAGCTTTCTGGAGTTTCGTGACCCCCTGTTTCCGCAACTGCGCTGCGGTGCTCACGAGACCATCAAACTGGGGGCTGACAATCCCGATAATCGTTATGAGAGTGCCCCCATTAATCCGGCCTATGATTACCGGATCACCGGTACACGGGGGACTGTCAATTACCTCGGCATCAGTTCCATAATCAATCGCTATGCGGTGGATGGAACCATGGAGGTTACCGGTCATATTGATCATCGCCAAATGGATTTGGGTCCCAATGGTGAAATAGACATCATCCTCAGCAAAGACGAGAAACCGGGCAACTGGTTGCCTCTCGGAGAATCGGCAAATTCCATTACCGTGCGTCAGACATTCCAAGACCGTGAAAACGAAGCGCGGGCAGAAATGAAAATTGAGCGGATTGGTGCCAAAGATGATCGTCCAGCACCGCTTACCGCGGAAAAATTGCAACGCGGATTACAAGGCGCCGTCATGTTTGTGCATGGTTCGGCAAAGATGTTTGAAGACTGGGCTGAAAGCTTCTTACCCACGCTCAATGATCTGCCCCCGGCAGACCAGGACTACTGCCAGTCGATAGGCGGGGATCCAAATATTTTTTATTTCCACAGTGCCTGGGAACTCGAGGACGATGAGGTCTTTATTATTGAAGCCCCGGAGATTCCTGAGTGCCAGACCTGGAATTTTCAATTGGATAACTGGTGGATGGAGTCACTGGACTATCGGCACCACACTATTCACGTGAACAAACATACTGCACATTATGAGCCAGACGGCAGTGTGCGTGTTGTTGTGTCTCATACTAACCCTGGCGTACCGAACTGGATTGAAACTGCGGGGCATAAGAAGGGCACGATGTGCTGGCGCTGGATTGGCGCAGATAAACACCCAACCCTGAAGTCCCGCGTTGCCAAACTTTCGGAGTTAAAATGACCACTGCTGTGACGTTCGTCGCTGAACAATTGATCAAGGAGGCACAGCAGCAAACAGGGTTTGATGAATTTGGTGAGCCGCCAATCCATGAGGGGCTGGAGGTATTGCTGGAAACCTATGATCGCAACATTTTAGATCCGGATGGGCGCAAGCGCTGCAGGGAACGCGTGGTAATGCAATTGGCCACCCGGCTGAAATGCGAGAATGCGTTTCGCACGATAGGTGAAATAGACCAGCAGGAAATAGTTGCGCCCATATTTGTTACGGGGCTGCCGCGGTCCGGCACGTCAGCCTTACTCAACCTGCTCGTGGCCGCGCCTGAAAATCGCGGGGTCCTGCAATGGGAATGCCAATTCCCCGATCCCTGGCCAGACGCCAAGCCGGGGGAGGAGGACTTTCGTTACCCGTATCTGGTGAAGGCGCTGGATGATACCCGCAGCTCGGATTTCTCCAAAATACACTATGTAGATGCAGACACCCCGGAGGAGTGCGTATTGTTGCATGCCTATGCATTCAATGGTGTACAACTTGGTTTTGAGATCATGCTGGAGCCCTACCGTAGCTGGTTGCTTGCCCAGGATCTGGTCCCTCTTTATCGTTACCAGAAGCGACAAATGCAGATGCTAAATTGGCGTAACCCCGGAAAACAATGGATGCTGAAGGCGCCTGCGCACATGTGGGCCGTCGATGCGATACTCGACGTATTTCCAGACGCCCGCTTTATCTGGTGTCACCGCGAACCCGTGGCCGTAACAGCCAGCATTAACAGCATGAACAGAGCCGTCATGGGTATGTACGCCGGCAATCATGACCACATGGACAAAAGTGCGATTGGACACGCTGTCATGGAGTGGTATGCGATGTCGTTAGAGAAAGGGCTATCAGAGCGTGAAAAACGCGATCCCAGTCTATTCATTGACACCTCACAGGCGGAGTTTGTTTCGCAGCCCATGGCAGTGGTTGAGAAGGTCTACAGCGGTTTTGGAATGGAATTAACAGACGCTGCGCGCGCTGCGATGCACGCTCACATAGACAACAATCCGAAAGGCAAACATGGCAAGCATGAATACGACGTTGCGGAGTACGGCTTGACCCGTGAAATTATCGAGAAGCGCTTCGCATTTTACACAGGGGATACTCGCTGGCCCGTATCCGATTAGCCCTGTTCCTTGCGACATTCAATAGAGTAGAAAAACGAAACGTGCCGGAAAAATATCCGCTGGTTCTGCCACGAGCGGCGAGGAGGCCAGTAAAGTTCGGCCCTCGCGCGATACAGCGCCCACTGAGGCGGGGCAATGTGCAGGGGAGGGCGCTCAGTCAGGGCGCTACCGCTTCAAATGAATCAAACCCATATTTGGAATGGCTGCCTACAGAAAGATTTTCAAACATGCCATATCCAACCTCTCCCGTGCTCAGCTCGAAGCGACCGATATGTTCGTACAATGGGCCAAGACCACCACGTTGTTCGTCAGAGCCCACATCGAACTCAACGGCTTCCAGCTTGAACTTCCCCTGATAGGCGCCGTGCGTCCATTCGGGCGTCGCGACATAACCGGTCCCGGCAGCGAGGCATGCGCAATTATGGGGAGTGAATTTAACCACCAGGGGCTCGCCGTTTTCATCCTCAAAGCGGAGCTCTCCGGAAGCCAGTTCGCGAGACCCGCTGGCGTAGTTTACCTGATGATTCGGTTTACCCAGCTGATGAACGGCGCCGCCTTTCGCATGACTGTCAATTTTTACGCATTCCTCGACAATCAAGCTGCCGTCTGCGTTTTCTTCAATGAAGACTTTCAGCTGGAAGTCCTTGAATTGGATAGGAACGAAGATATGGAAGAATCCGAAGTTGTTCATATACTCGTTGATTCGTATCCCCAGTGGCTCTGCTTCACCAATAGGGCGAATACCCCAGGAGTGGTCGCGAATACCGAGCCAATCTTTTTCGTTGACCTCGATCACGTCCCCCTTGAGATTAAGGGTGCCGTTCCAGCGACCCATCTGCGTATAGCGAGACGTGTCCATAGTGACACGAGGTCCTTTGCGCAGGAACGTGCGAGGTTCCTCGACGGCAGGACCATGACCGGTAAAGGTAAGGTCAAAGCTTATTTCGTGGTCGTTTTGTTCACAGAAAAAGCGCAGGGACTGTAAAGGCTCTACGACGTCAACGCCAAAAGGGCCTACTCGGGTATCGGACCGATCTGTACCAAGCTCACGAGAACAGCGCAGCACGTGTTGCTTACCATCGCGCACAATGAGTGCAAACGCGTCGGTTGTGCCAAGATTTGGATACTGGCCAATGCCGAGCACAACAAACGTATTGCCGTCCTCAGAATGCAGATTAAAGTAGTAACGATCGTAAAAATTTCGATCGGAAGTGGCCACCTGGTCGAAAGTCTCCGGGGTCTGGTGGGCAAGT from the Candidatus Marimicrobium litorale genome contains:
- a CDS encoding sulfatase family protein; translation: MLLRTLAHLFMLLGLTTSLQASERPNILFIMSDDHAVRAVSAYGNSLVQTPSIDRIAKNGMRFDRAYVGNSICGPSRATMLTGLHSHANGFYSNEWSGAFDGTQQTVPDLLQNAGYNTAVIGKWHLYSDPIGFDHWEVIHNLFEQGTYYNPEFRSENGVEITNGYVADLITDKAIAWLQSVSTSPEPFFLVYNHKTPHRDWLPGPAELDQWIEDRKIEEPSTLTRDTTGLSKARREARMSIADYMTDRDVKLSQPENLTDAQAAKWHQAFDDGNEKFEKGEWTPEERLRWKYQRYIKTYTGSIESMDREIGRLLDYLERSGLEDNTIVIYTSDQGFFLGENGWFDKRWMDEASSRTPLLIQWPGHIEPGSVSTSMVQNIDFAPTLLDAAGIVPEEAMHGVSLLPVFNKPEHFQQRDLYYHFYENPGFHGVARHYGVHTGRYKLIHYYRNDEWELFDLETDPQELKNLYGQAGYEDVTGDLEKRLAALRRQYQVPEQDPEAPWYHDTLIRAFEHLMQIL
- a CDS encoding sulfatase-like hydrolase/transferase translates to MSRPVLQSIVLLLLYCACSPESAARPPNIILILADDIGAEAVGAYGGESFKTPRLDQMASEGLRLEHGHAQPLCTPSRVKLMTGQFNFRNYQHFAYLDASENTFAHLLSEAGYVTGVIGKWQLFDNRFQDIEGALPADAGFESYVLWQLKAEQRGSRYWSPLIDHNGDVRQYGDGIFGPDVLNTAARDFIQANRSKPFFLYYPMVLPHSPFVNTPDMRSLTADDQQLFAAMIAYMDKLVGNVIDTVKASGLADNTVVIFLGDNGTDQDIVSRYRGAEIQGAKGKTLNNGTRIPFLLWAPGRIAPRVSTSLVNLADILPTLADLAGAALPESTPPDGMSLVPLFERDTELNRENLFIHYDPRWPTGRPARYAFDRRWKYYEDGRFYDMQTDPLEQQSIAAGNLGREGLTAYRALQSRVRAMDGKFASGERWRPAVAFVLVGAALLISVLVLVWAFRLVRRMPDS
- a CDS encoding DUF3604 domain-containing protein, with the protein product MKKLLVIALLVLLFLFSWLHALGSGWLGGEAQSLRAVAEGPRTESDSTIAAPLILFGDLHTHTNFSLDAYLFNTELIKGVGSATVEDACDFARYCSALDFWSINDHAESLTPRAWKHTAEAVRRCNQSAGDPAHPDMVSFLGWEWSNTDQKNAVQHYGHKNVILRSGEEGEIPVRPISSAPGNLLARIPAVAVGLLGLVEELEFVSDMGWYLADSYSTPECPVGTPVDQLPVTCREVARTPADLYRKLDRGGFDSLVIPHGLSWGTTNPLDADFRNQLQDYENRYERLLESYSGHGNSEVFRDFERVVTEAGGAASCPPKTAGFLPCCRQAAEIFRAGCASPGSADCEAGAVNTMNTFSSIDIQAGRDLFPDASLDDWAGCGQLQNSFQPASTYVPRQSAQYNLALGYDTNGKMARAKFGLIGSSDNHMARPGNSYKETSRLMYTDSKSFSGRQSFSWNPYVESGSFYYTGGLIAVHSDGRDRDAIWEAMKARRVYGTSGDRILLWFDLLNSPAGIAPMGSDLSLDDTPRFRVKALGALEQVPGCPAEASNALGPSGIQNLCGGECYRPGDYRKRIERIEIVRVRPQQSATDEVGSLIENEWRVFKCADAGQGCTVEFEDDQYLAGNRPSLYYARAIQEAQPLIGGDPFGCVYDDKGNCTQRDYCIGERATRQENCLSLANPRAWSSPIFIEPSRKEEGGSMVQTPTPE
- a CDS encoding DUF1214 domain-containing protein codes for the protein MALSDAEQRVIDGTAWDEFCDALKDAGKIIRSEKAPKDSFNQAEGYRYLARLLRGGLESFLEFRDPLFPQLRCGAHETIKLGADNPDNRYESAPINPAYDYRITGTRGTVNYLGISSIINRYAVDGTMEVTGHIDHRQMDLGPNGEIDIILSKDEKPGNWLPLGESANSITVRQTFQDRENEARAEMKIERIGAKDDRPAPLTAEKLQRGLQGAVMFVHGSAKMFEDWAESFLPTLNDLPPADQDYCQSIGGDPNIFYFHSAWELEDDEVFIIEAPEIPECQTWNFQLDNWWMESLDYRHHTIHVNKHTAHYEPDGSVRVVVSHTNPGVPNWIETAGHKKGTMCWRWIGADKHPTLKSRVAKLSELK
- a CDS encoding sulfotransferase family protein, giving the protein MTTAVTFVAEQLIKEAQQQTGFDEFGEPPIHEGLEVLLETYDRNILDPDGRKRCRERVVMQLATRLKCENAFRTIGEIDQQEIVAPIFVTGLPRSGTSALLNLLVAAPENRGVLQWECQFPDPWPDAKPGEEDFRYPYLVKALDDTRSSDFSKIHYVDADTPEECVLLHAYAFNGVQLGFEIMLEPYRSWLLAQDLVPLYRYQKRQMQMLNWRNPGKQWMLKAPAHMWAVDAILDVFPDARFIWCHREPVAVTASINSMNRAVMGMYAGNHDHMDKSAIGHAVMEWYAMSLEKGLSEREKRDPSLFIDTSQAEFVSQPMAVVEKVYSGFGMELTDAARAAMHAHIDNNPKGKHGKHEYDVAEYGLTREIIEKRFAFYTGDTRWPVSD